GCAAGCGGATAGAGTCCTTCTACTTTGGGTGGGAGTTGAAACTTTAAGCCCTGAACAAATTCTCCCCAACTTATGCCCCAAGTTGCAGTCCCCTGTAGCATGAAGAGATTCACCATCGACATGATCGTAAATCCAACGACAAAAATGGTTACGGCTTTTTCAATGAATTTATAACGTCCGAGGTAAAGGATGACTGCGGTGCCTATCGAAATGATCAGTGCCCAGATATAAACATCAGGACCTGGCTCGGGCATTACATCAGGAACAGCTATGGTATCAGAAAGTTCAATACCCTCCACATGCGCCATCTGAGATCGCACCTGAGCATCGGATGCTTCATTGTTAGCGCGTCCGACTTCCGTAATGGGCGCTGAAAGCGTTAAGGCCTGCCCTACTCCGCCAACGACTCCACCCATCTGGCCGATAGAACCTAAAAATACAAGCATCGCAAACCAGGCGATCCAATGGAGCCCCATGGGCTTCCAGCCTTTGAGTTGCCCCAAGCTGGCCAATGAGGTCTTTCCGGTCAGTACTGTGAACTTACCTATTTCAAGCTGAACATATACTTTTATGAAACAGCCAATGAGTATAACCCAGAGAAGAAAGAATCCTGCTTCTGCTCCCGCAACCGTTGTGGCTATCAATTCCCCTGAGCCGACCACCGAACCCGCGATAATCAGACCCGGTCCGAGTTCTTTTATAATTCCTCCCAGTGTTTTTGGGGCTTCGCGTACGGAGGATGAACTTGCTTCTATAGGAGACGATTCACTCATGGGGAACTACTAGTGATTGAGAATGAGACAGGGTGCGTGTTCCGCACCCTCTCTAAAGATTAATTGTAATGGAGATCTAGCCGTTTAGAGGCCAACCGTCGCGATACGTTTTCTTAAACGGTTTGTATGCTTTATTGTGACCTATGAGCTTACCTTTCTTACCATCGTATTTGAGCTTTTCCCCGGCAGAGAAAGCGGTGAGTCCCAGGAACATCATTTCCATCATCTTACCATTGTAGTCGAAGTTACAGGAAGTCTTCTTGTTGCCCTTGGCGGCATCAATCCACTCTTCCTGGAATCCTTTAGCGGGAGGCGCGACTTTCTTTTTAGGCCGTGGCTCATAATAAGTCATATCCGCAACCTTACCGTATGGAAGGATGGCTCTCGTAGTGAAATCGCATACCAAGGCTCCTTCGGATCCGATAAACATTCCACCATGACCAATTTTGCTAACGTCGATAAACTTGTTAGGCATCTTGGGTTTCATAGCACCTTGCCACCAGTTGACGCGAATCTCTCCACGCCATTTGTTTGCTGGTATCATGAACCAGGAGTGCATGTCCACGGGTACCGTTTCGTCACTAAAGGCTTCACCTTTGGCTTCAGCAGTCGTTGGCAAATCAGCATCCAGCGCATTCCAAACCAAATCCATGGTGTGTGCACCCATGTCACCAATCTGTCCGCAACCAAAATCCCAGTATCGATTCCAGCTCAGGCAATTTGAACCCGGGCGATCGTAGGAAGGGATCTGGGCAGCAAAATATCCATCGCTGTATCCATGATCAGGAGAGGGTCCAAGCCAGAGATCCCAATCCAGTTCCCTGGGTGGCTTTCCGCTTGGTTCTGGGTATCCAGGAGAACGAAGTTCGCGATTACCCCAGGCATGTACGTCTCTAACTTCACCAATGGCTCCATCTTTGATGAGCTCGCGGACGCGGGCAAAATTGGGGCCTGCGTGACGCTGCGTTCCTACTTGCGTTGCGAGCTTATCTTTCTTATCCAGGTATTTGAGGCGATTGTAGCGGGCTTCGTGCACACAATTGCCGAGTGGCTTCTCAAGATATACATGATAGTCACGATTCAAAGACCAGGAAGCGAGATGACCGTGCGTATGGTCGGGAGTACAAACTACCACCGCGTCAATGTCCGGCTGATCAAGCGCTACGCGCCAATCCTTATAGGTTTTGGCTTTGGGAAATTCTTTAACCGCCTTGGCCATCATGCGGTCGTCCACATCGCAGAGCGCGACTACATTCTGTGATTTCAACACATTGTAGTGGGCCTTGGCGCGCCCGTAGGCTCCTATCAGAGCGATATTGAGTTTGTTATTGGCGGAATTCTGTCCGAATAAAGTGCCGCTAGGCATAACCATTAAACCAGCGCCAACGGCAGCTGAAGATTTAACGAACGAACGTCGATCAATTGGGGTAGTCTTCATAATTCTAGTTGTTTTGTGCGAAGTGCTTAGAAGGTATTAATAATAACTAAGAGATAATAGTAGTTGTTTTGGCTTTTGCATGCGATTCCTAAAAAGCGATTTCTGCCGTTTTTCTAAATCGCTAATAGTGAATGCTATAGGAGCTAATTGCTTGGCTCAGTGGGACGCAAGATCTGGAAACGTCGATTTCAGGTCCAATGGGTCCTCCATTTTTTCCTGTTGGGCAAGGAGCTCTTGAAACATTTCCCGAATTCGCCCCCATTGTGCGGGGAGTCCAGCCAAGTCACGCATTTCCTCAGGATCTTCAGCAATATTGAACAAACGTACCGTCTTAACCGGTGGATAAACAATTAATTTGTAGTCCCCTACCCGAATGGCGCGTTGTAAGGTTGGCGTATAGGCAAAATAAACAGAGTCACCTAAATGGCTTTCCCTTTTCGCATCCCCAATGAGGGGCAACAAACTACTGAATTCGACGTACTCAGGTTTTTTGACCCCAGCCAGCTCGAGGGAAGTTGCCATCACATCCTGTAAGTGGATGAACTGATCACGGCTTTCCCCTTTCGGAATATCGGGGCCAACGACCAAAAACGGAACCTTCAGACTATGTTCATACATATTCTGTTTTCCAATCAATCCATGGTGTCCCACAGACAACCCGTGATCAGCAGTGAAGAAAATGTAAGTGTTATCTTTTTGGCCGGTTTCTTCGAGTTTCTGTAAAATACGGCCAATCTGCTCATCCATATGAGAGATGATGGCGAAGTACTCCTGGCGGTTTACACGCACTGAATATTCAGTCCTAGGATGTGGCGCCAAGTTTTCGTCCCGTTGCATAGCCCAACTTCCGTCCGCCTTTTGCGTTCCGTAAAGTCCGATGTCATGCTTATAGGGATAGGATGGCATGTAATTAACGGGCACCTTGACCTTCTCCTGCGGATACATGTCGACAAACTTTTTGGGGGCTTGGCGTGGATCATGCGGTGCATTGAATGCTAGAAACATGAAGAATGGTTTTTCACTTTCCGAGGCATCGTCCAGAAAGGTTTCCGCGTCATCGGCAAGAACTTCACTCCAGTGTTTTCCGCCTTTCCAGAAGCCTTCGAACGACTGGTCGTAGGGCGACCACTTGTCTAGCTGTCCCTCAATAGGACGAACATATCCTTCAGGCGTCTGATTGGGCATGCCAGGACGTTCGTGTATAGCGTGCTGATAAATTTCAGCAGAAGGTATCTTCACGTGCCATTTTCCAGACATGTAGGTCTCGTAGCCAGCGGCTTCCATGAGCTGCGGCCAGGTTTGTCCTTTTGCCTTGAGCTCATCTAGCTTTTTTCGGCTATCAACCTGGTGGGCACGCCAGATGAAACGGCCGGTCTGCATCATTGTGCGGGATGCAATACAAATGGCGCCGTTCCAGCCACCCATGTTGTAAGCGTTATAAAAACTAACTCCAGTATCAGCCAGCGTGTCCAGGTTTGGCGTGCTGACTTCATCATAGCCGTGCGCATTAATCGTTTCATAACTCTGGTCATCTGCAAAAATGAACAGGACATTAGGCTTTTTTGCCGTGAGAGTGCCACTTGTCGCAACTCCAAGAGTTAAAGAAAGTAGGATCAGGTAAGATCGAAGATATTTCTGAAGCATAGATGTAAGGTAGGACTTATCCGGCAGCATCCTAACGAAAATAACATAAATCAATAATAGAAAGTTCTGACTTTCTAATTGATTCAACAATGGGGCAGAGCGGCGGTGATTTATCTGCTTATGAAAAGATTATATCCAAAAGGTATAGGTAACTAATTGATTCCCTGATTAAAATCTTCCGCTTTCTAGACAACCATACACAGGGAAGCTGAAGCCTTTGTCGCTTGTAGCTGTCCAGGGTTAATCTATAATGAATTTTCGTTCTTATCGACCGAACGTAAACTCCTCGGTCGTTTAAATATTCACCTACTCTCTTAGTATTATGAAAAAGTTACTCCTACTGATACCCTTCCTGGTTTTTTCTTCATAGCTATCGACTGCCACCTTAACGGTCGATAACAACGCCGGTGCCGTCGCCCTGCTACCAACGCAGTTTAAAAGGATGTCCTACAAAATGTCACACCCACCACAGGGTCTTGATGTACCAAATCTAATCGGATTTTACTTTTCGAACGCTTAAGCTTTGCAATCTCCAGTTACCGGCTGTCTCTACACCATAGTGAGGAGAACCGTCCAAGCGAAGTTCTGTTCCAGCTTTCAGGAAACCAATGTCACTCAATACTCCGCTCTGGTCTCTGTCATCAATATCGGCATTCACGCAATAAATCGACAAAGGTGCATTCTCACCGACCTGATAAAAACCTCCGCTGGATTCAGTCGCGGAAACCAATGTCACCGAATCAACAATTACCTCTTGGTTGAATTTCAGCAGTATTGCTTCGCCTGATTCTACGAATGGGGAGCCTCCACCTGATACTCCCACCCCGATGTTTGTGCCTTCAAGTGAACCGCCATTGGATACTAGAGATAAGGTCAAGTCATCTATGGTTTCATTCGAGGAAAAATGTCCATCTCGCCAATCAAAGATGATGGGATCTTCGTTTGCGAATTCGGTGTATCGGTGTCCGCCTGCATTTCTATGATATAGCGCCAACTCAGATAAGTGATTGATCAAAGGCTTTAGCCTCGCTTCACTGATCAGGTTTTTGCGCTCCCATTGATCTTCTGCCAGGTTGTACAGCTCGTAAGGATTGGCCGTTCCAGACCGCAGAAGCTGGCCGTCGAAAAACAGCTTCCACTGCCCCTCGTAAACGCGACCATCTAACATCGGTGAATCTACACGAATGGCCGAGGCCGCAGGATCTTCTTTGGCCTCTTTGTGATCATTGAAAAATAAAGGGGGACGGTTCTTCAGTTCTTCTCCGCGAAACGCTGAAAGGACACTGAAGCTGTCTTCCGCGCCTTTATCCCCAACCCTAAGATTCGGCAGCTTCACGCCTAACACTTCAGCAAAGGTGGTGTAAAGGTCCTGCAAGGATATGGGTGAGACACTGGTGCCGATGGGAATATGGCCACCCGGCCAGCTGACAATAAAGGGAACTCGATGCCCACCTTCATAAGCGGACCCCTTGTGACTGCGAAAGGGACCCGATGCTATGTCGCTGTTCTTTTCAGCACCATTGTCACTCGTAAAAATCACAAGGGTCGTTTCGAACAACTTCTTCCCTGGATGTCGTGGGTCCTCGTTTTCATGCAACCAATCGATGAGACGACCAAGAGCTACATCGTTTTCGTAAATATAATTGTGGCGCATGTCCATGGGTTGCCCCGCCACAGTTCTGGCAGCTCCATCAACAAGAACACCACCGATGGATTCATCAGGTGTATAAGGTCCGTGATTGGAGTTTGAAGGATAATAAAGAAAAAATGGTTTTTCTTTCGTATCCGTATTTTTGATATGGTCATTCAGGAAATTAATTGCGTTATCAGAATGACGGCTCCCAAGTTTAGTTAAAATGTAGGCGTTAGGACCCGTTGCTTCAGTTTCTTTTCCGATACCGGTTGCCCCAATCACTGTCCTGCCATCAATGTGGCCTGGGCCACGAATATTCACCGTCTTTCCATCCTTAATGTCCGGACCGGATGACTTGTGTGAACGCGAAGTGTATCGTGCTACATCGAATCCATGATCCAGAGGAGAAGTGTGTAGTGGCTTAGTAAGATCTGCATCGTCCCAACCTGCTGCTGGACGCCCATCCGACTGACGATAGCGAAGCCCTACATGCCACTTGCCAAACATAGCTGTTTTATAACCGTTGTCTTTTAGCATGGAGGCAATGGTGGGTCGATCAGCCTCAATCATGGGGTCGCCTTGAGAGCCAAAGAGCACCCAGTGCTTTAAACGATTACGCCACGGATAGCGGCCTGTAAGTAAGCCATACCGGGTAGGCGTGCACCTCGAAGATGGAGTATGCGCATCCGTGAAGCGCATACCTAGTTCTGCCAATCGTTCCATCTGTGGGGTGTGCACCTGTACTTCGTCTGCATTTCCGGTAAAGTCCTGGTAAGCGCTTGTGTCTCCCATCCCCATGTCGTCTGCCATCATGAGGATGATGTTTGGTTTCGTTTGAGAGTAGGTGTTCAGGAACGAAACAAATAATAACAGCGCGATAAACTTATAATTCTTCATCATCCCTAATTTCCTATGGCGATTAATTCACGAATTGTATGAGCGAATACCTTTCCGTTTGAGAAAGAAAGACTAGCCCGCGTCCAGGATTTGCCCACGGGGCCTAAATCATTAACGGCCTCTATAGCACTTTCGTTGAGCACATTCACATCGTGTCTGATGACATACACCGTCCCGCTCATAACGGGAATGCACAGGTAGTCCCCCGCCACAGACATCGTTGGTGCAGCGATATGTCCCCAGCCATTTCCTTTGGAACGTGCATCATCAAATACAACATATCCCCTCGAATTGATCATATCGTTCTCTGCAAAGGCTTGGAGTCTCATTTCCGGCTCATCCTTAGATCTCGGCGCCACGTACCACTTGAATTGCTCTTCATCTCCAGGAACTCGTGAAAGCTGTAGAGGTAATTCCAAGTGCTCTACAGCGCCTGTATCCACGTTTACTGGACCTAGATAGGGCGAGGTATAACTGCGATAATAGTGATAATTTCCTACTAACAAGTTCGATCCCTGAGTGATCATCCTTCCTTTTTTGGATTCCAAGGTTACTCGAGTGGAGGTCCAAGCATCTCCACTACGTTTGCGCGTAGAAATATCATCAATAATTGAGACCTGTTTCTCAATTTGTCCGGATACGGCATTCAAGGTCAGGTGTGAAGCCTTGTGAAAGATATGAACCTTATCGTTTCGAATAAGATTCGTCTGTGTGCTCATGTAACCCTCAAGCGGTAGCGTACACATGGTAGTTCCAGTATTCAGGTTCACCAGTGACACGCCTTCTGGTCGTTCCGGCGGAGAGTGCCCTCCCCTGCGTCCAACCAAAGCAACGGAGCGACCGTCGCTAAGTCTTTGAGGAAGTATAGCACAGCCCATGTTCACCCCACAGCTGGTCGTCCACACTTCTTCCCCCGTTTCTATATTCAAAGCCTGTAATTTGGTCCACTTCTGAAAAGGCTCATCTTTATGGGTGTGTGGAAATTTTCCTTCCTCAGGAGGATAACTATGGGACGTATAGATGAGCTTCCCATCATGCAGAAATGGAATGGACAGCCCCACGGTCAATAAGTCACGCTTCCAGACGGTTTTATCTATAAGGTCAAAACACACAATCGTCCCCGAGGCATTGCTAAAGACGACCCGCTCACCATCGCACACCGCGGGTGGAGAGCTACTGTCACTAAAAGCTCCTGATATTCTTAATGGATACGGTCCTGGGATAGGTCGCTTCCACTGAACCTTTCCGGATTTTGCATCCACACACCAAGCGACAATATCGCTAGCTAGTTTCGTATCCTTTTGAACCTGCTTCACAGTAGAAAAGAACACCTTACCATTTGAAACAATGGGTGTGCTTTGTCCGGTTTCAGGGAGTGTTGCTTTCCATGCGATGTTTTGATCAAGCGCTACGCTCCATTCAGTTGGATGATTCTCTTCAATCTGAAAATCACCCGAAGGGCCACCTCCTTGAGGCCAGTCTTCAGCAGCAGAAATTACAGACACAAAAAGAGCAACGACAGATATAGATTTCATTCGAATGGGTAGTAGGAAGAAAATACTTCAAAGAGGAAAAAATCACTAAGAACTGACCTGCCAGCTGAGGCAAGCGATCATCTGAAATGAATTAACCACCACTATATGAGACTCCCTCTATGGTCCAATCAACTCTTGCAGATCTTATTTTCTACCAAGACAAGAATGGATGCGTCGTAGTATTAGCCCCTAATTATTCTCCCGCGCCCGCTTTGCCTTACGTATCTCGTAAACACTGAAGTGTTGTGCTTCATCCCAGTGAATGACTCCTGCTCGCTCAGCCCATTCGTCGTAGGCTTTTATGAGCTTCTTGGCGATGTCTGGATACTTATTAATCAGATCATTGGATTCACTGCGGTCAGCATCCAAATCAAAAAGCTCCCAGGGTTTGTCGTAATAGGATACCAGCTTCCATCGACCAAGCCGGGATATTCGATTTCCTTCGTGCTCAATACATATGGGCTCCTGATGAATGGGAATATTGCTGCCTTTTAGCGTTTCCACAAAACTAACACCTTCTCCTCTCGGAACTTTTTTTCCTTTGTAATGAGAAGGACGACTCGCGTCTGCAACATCCATGATCGTTTCAACAATATCAGGCAAGTAACCATACTGGCGAACAAAACGGTTTTTTGGTCCAGCACTTATCCCGTCTGGCCAATGCACGACCATGGGAGTCTGAACGCCTCCTTGATGAGTATAATGTTTGTATTCGCGAAACGGCGTATTCGACAGGGTGGCCCAGCCACGGCCGTATTTGTTGCCGCCTTTTCCGTATTGCCCCAAATCTTCAAACTTAAATTGACCAAGCGGTCCCGTCTCCGCTTCTCCTCCATTGTCTGATAAAAAGAAAATCAAGGTGTTCTCCAGGTCATTGGTGTCCTCCAGGTGCTTAATGAGTTTGCCGATATTTTGATCCACCCGATCCACCATGGCTGCGTAGGTAGACATGATCGCATCCATCTCGTTTTGCTTTTCGGGTGTTAACGTATCCCAAGCTGGTACCACATCAGGACGAGGAGCCAGTTTGGTGTTTTTGGGGACTAATCCCATTTCTTTCTGCTTTGCTAGTCGTTTGGCGCGCAGCACATCCCAGCCCTCCATAAATCGTCCTCGATATTTTTCATAATCCTCGGGCATGCATTGGAGAGGAAAGTGAGGCGCATTATAGGCCAGGTAGAGAAAGAACGGTTCACCTACTCGTTCATTCTGATGATCTGTAATGTAATCGATGGCTTCTTCCGAAATCGCATCCGTAATGTAGTAACGCTCAACATGAGCTCGAATAGGATTATTGCCGCGGTACAAATTTCTTGGATCAAAGAAGTCGGACGTTCCAGCCAGGTGCCCATAGAAGCGATCAAAGCCACGCTGAGTAGGCCAAGTTTCTGGTTGCCCGGAAGCCAAATGCCATTTTCCCGTTATATAAGTTCCGTATCCCGCTTCTTGCAGCATTTCTGGCAAGGTTGGAATATGTGAATAGAGATATCCTTGATACGCAGAAGGCACGTCGGCCATATCTTCCTCGGTCAAAGCCACATAACCTCTGGATACTCCCGGAGGAGCATCTTCGTTATTACTCATGGGTAAGGT
This genomic stretch from Opitutia bacterium ISCC 52 harbors:
- a CDS encoding sulfatase-like hydrolase/transferase yields the protein MLQKYLRSYLILLSLTLGVATSGTLTAKKPNVLFIFADDQSYETINAHGYDEVSTPNLDTLADTGVSFYNAYNMGGWNGAICIASRTMMQTGRFIWRAHQVDSRKKLDELKAKGQTWPQLMEAAGYETYMSGKWHVKIPSAEIYQHAIHERPGMPNQTPEGYVRPIEGQLDKWSPYDQSFEGFWKGGKHWSEVLADDAETFLDDASESEKPFFMFLAFNAPHDPRQAPKKFVDMYPQEKVKVPVNYMPSYPYKHDIGLYGTQKADGSWAMQRDENLAPHPRTEYSVRVNRQEYFAIISHMDEQIGRILQKLEETGQKDNTYIFFTADHGLSVGHHGLIGKQNMYEHSLKVPFLVVGPDIPKGESRDQFIHLQDVMATSLELAGVKKPEYVEFSSLLPLIGDAKRESHLGDSVYFAYTPTLQRAIRVGDYKLIVYPPVKTVRLFNIAEDPEEMRDLAGLPAQWGRIREMFQELLAQQEKMEDPLDLKSTFPDLASH
- a CDS encoding PQQ-like beta-propeller repeat protein, with amino-acid sequence MKSISVVALFVSVISAAEDWPQGGGPSGDFQIEENHPTEWSVALDQNIAWKATLPETGQSTPIVSNGKVFFSTVKQVQKDTKLASDIVAWCVDAKSGKVQWKRPIPGPYPLRISGAFSDSSSPPAVCDGERVVFSNASGTIVCFDLIDKTVWKRDLLTVGLSIPFLHDGKLIYTSHSYPPEEGKFPHTHKDEPFQKWTKLQALNIETGEEVWTTSCGVNMGCAILPQRLSDGRSVALVGRRGGHSPPERPEGVSLVNLNTGTTMCTLPLEGYMSTQTNLIRNDKVHIFHKASHLTLNAVSGQIEKQVSIIDDISTRKRSGDAWTSTRVTLESKKGRMITQGSNLLVGNYHYYRSYTSPYLGPVNVDTGAVEHLELPLQLSRVPGDEEQFKWYVAPRSKDEPEMRLQAFAENDMINSRGYVVFDDARSKGNGWGHIAAPTMSVAGDYLCIPVMSGTVYVIRHDVNVLNESAIEAVNDLGPVGKSWTRASLSFSNGKVFAHTIRELIAIGN
- a CDS encoding arylsulfatase, producing the protein MMKNYKFIALLLFVSFLNTYSQTKPNIILMMADDMGMGDTSAYQDFTGNADEVQVHTPQMERLAELGMRFTDAHTPSSRCTPTRYGLLTGRYPWRNRLKHWVLFGSQGDPMIEADRPTIASMLKDNGYKTAMFGKWHVGLRYRQSDGRPAAGWDDADLTKPLHTSPLDHGFDVARYTSRSHKSSGPDIKDGKTVNIRGPGHIDGRTVIGATGIGKETEATGPNAYILTKLGSRHSDNAINFLNDHIKNTDTKEKPFFLYYPSNSNHGPYTPDESIGGVLVDGAARTVAGQPMDMRHNYIYENDVALGRLIDWLHENEDPRHPGKKLFETTLVIFTSDNGAEKNSDIASGPFRSHKGSAYEGGHRVPFIVSWPGGHIPIGTSVSPISLQDLYTTFAEVLGVKLPNLRVGDKGAEDSFSVLSAFRGEELKNRPPLFFNDHKEAKEDPAASAIRVDSPMLDGRVYEGQWKLFFDGQLLRSGTANPYELYNLAEDQWERKNLISEARLKPLINHLSELALYHRNAGGHRYTEFANEDPIIFDWRDGHFSSNETIDDLTLSLVSNGGSLEGTNIGVGVSGGGSPFVESGEAILLKFNQEVIVDSVTLVSATESSGGFYQVGENAPLSIYCVNADIDDRDQSGVLSDIGFLKAGTELRLDGSPHYGVETAGNWRLQSLSVRKVKSD
- a CDS encoding Gfo/Idh/MocA family oxidoreductase, which codes for MKTTPIDRRSFVKSSAAVGAGLMVMPSGTLFGQNSANNKLNIALIGAYGRAKAHYNVLKSQNVVALCDVDDRMMAKAVKEFPKAKTYKDWRVALDQPDIDAVVVCTPDHTHGHLASWSLNRDYHVYLEKPLGNCVHEARYNRLKYLDKKDKLATQVGTQRHAGPNFARVRELIKDGAIGEVRDVHAWGNRELRSPGYPEPSGKPPRELDWDLWLGPSPDHGYSDGYFAAQIPSYDRPGSNCLSWNRYWDFGCGQIGDMGAHTMDLVWNALDADLPTTAEAKGEAFSDETVPVDMHSWFMIPANKWRGEIRVNWWQGAMKPKMPNKFIDVSKIGHGGMFIGSEGALVCDFTTRAILPYGKVADMTYYEPRPKKKVAPPAKGFQEEWIDAAKGNKKTSCNFDYNGKMMEMMFLGLTAFSAGEKLKYDGKKGKLIGHNKAYKPFKKTYRDGWPLNG
- a CDS encoding arylsulfatase; translation: MKIYLIHLLLIVFICSPLKSERPNVILILVDDMGWSNIGCYGGMVETPNIDRLASDGLRFDQFYNAARCCPTRATLMTGLHPHQVGIGHMTLPMSNNEDAPPGVSRGYVALTEEDMADVPSAYQGYLYSHIPTLPEMLQEAGYGTYITGKWHLASGQPETWPTQRGFDRFYGHLAGTSDFFDPRNLYRGNNPIRAHVERYYITDAISEEAIDYITDHQNERVGEPFFLYLAYNAPHFPLQCMPEDYEKYRGRFMEGWDVLRAKRLAKQKEMGLVPKNTKLAPRPDVVPAWDTLTPEKQNEMDAIMSTYAAMVDRVDQNIGKLIKHLEDTNDLENTLIFFLSDNGGEAETGPLGQFKFEDLGQYGKGGNKYGRGWATLSNTPFREYKHYTHQGGVQTPMVVHWPDGISAGPKNRFVRQYGYLPDIVETIMDVADASRPSHYKGKKVPRGEGVSFVETLKGSNIPIHQEPICIEHEGNRISRLGRWKLVSYYDKPWELFDLDADRSESNDLINKYPDIAKKLIKAYDEWAERAGVIHWDEAQHFSVYEIRKAKRARENN